One Alcaligenes ammonioxydans DNA segment encodes these proteins:
- the qatD gene encoding Qat anti-phage system TatD family nuclease QatD, whose amino-acid sequence MIATAGLVDFHCHLDLYPDHAAAVQDAEASGVFTLAVTTTPRAWPRNHELAQRTKHVRAALGLHPQLVAERENEIELWDRYLAETRYVGEVGLDAGPRFFKSLDAQKRVFQHVLQRCAQAGDKIITVHSIRSAKMVLDLVEAHLPSERGRIVLHWFTGTKSEAKRALDLGCYFSINAAMLGNERHASMVECIPLERMLTETDGPFTRTGERPSQPVDVALVVKLLSQLRRMSPEETAKAIRDNLRTILL is encoded by the coding sequence ATGATCGCTACTGCAGGCCTTGTGGACTTCCATTGCCATCTTGATCTCTACCCGGACCATGCGGCGGCGGTCCAGGATGCTGAGGCGTCCGGCGTATTCACGCTGGCCGTAACGACGACACCCCGTGCGTGGCCCCGCAATCACGAACTAGCGCAGCGCACAAAGCATGTTCGAGCAGCACTGGGCTTGCACCCCCAACTGGTCGCTGAGCGTGAAAACGAGATCGAGCTGTGGGATCGGTACCTTGCGGAGACACGCTATGTTGGCGAAGTCGGATTGGACGCCGGTCCCCGATTCTTCAAATCGCTCGATGCGCAAAAGCGTGTGTTCCAGCATGTGTTGCAGCGTTGTGCGCAGGCCGGCGACAAGATCATTACGGTCCACAGCATCAGATCGGCCAAGATGGTTCTCGATCTTGTGGAAGCACATCTACCGTCAGAGCGAGGGAGGATCGTCCTCCACTGGTTCACCGGAACGAAAAGCGAAGCGAAACGCGCGCTGGATTTAGGCTGCTATTTTTCCATCAATGCAGCAATGCTCGGAAATGAGAGACATGCGTCAATGGTGGAATGCATTCCATTAGAGCGCATGCTGACGGAAACGGATGGCCCTTTTACCCGCACGGGCGAGAGACCTTCTCAGCCAGTTGATGTCGCGCTCGTCGTCAAGCTTCTCAGCCAGTTGCGCCGCATGTCCCCAGAGGAAACTGCTAAGGCTATTCGGGATAACTTGCGAACAATTCTTTTGTAA
- a CDS encoding tyrosine-type recombinase/integrase, with product MLTDAQCRAAKPREGIYRLNDYKGLYLEIKPNGIKAWRYRFKLNDKASWFALGDYPSVTLGEAREKCDAARKLVKEGINPVQNRQIERIKREQDSANTFESVAKEWLALKDWEEVTKKRRLDMLERVVFPSIGKLPVRQITPAHVLDILNKTVKRGAPTVAAEAKRTMSGVFEHAVATLRADTDPIWPVRKALPPNKTQHRRALSSEEVGQLLSDFDGHGGNFQTIKAFQLMWLTLSRPNESVQAEWAEFDLDKALWTIPARRMKARREHVVPLPTQAVELLKAMHPITGHTKFVFPNRDDRQRPMADAALRQALKKLGWATKYSPHGTRTTGSTRLNEMGYRSDAIEAQLAHAEPNSVRRTYNHATYLDERRVMMQDWAENLESWKVAAQERN from the coding sequence ATGCTGACAGACGCCCAGTGCCGAGCCGCTAAGCCTAGAGAAGGCATCTACCGCCTCAATGACTACAAGGGGCTGTACCTAGAGATCAAACCCAACGGCATCAAGGCCTGGCGCTATCGCTTCAAGCTCAATGACAAGGCCTCATGGTTTGCACTTGGCGACTACCCCAGCGTGACGCTCGGCGAGGCCAGAGAGAAGTGCGACGCGGCGCGGAAGCTGGTCAAGGAGGGCATCAATCCCGTCCAGAATCGCCAGATCGAACGCATCAAGCGCGAGCAAGACTCAGCGAACACGTTCGAGTCCGTCGCCAAGGAGTGGCTGGCTCTGAAGGACTGGGAGGAAGTGACCAAGAAGCGCCGGCTCGACATGCTTGAGCGCGTGGTCTTCCCGTCGATTGGCAAGCTGCCGGTACGTCAGATCACTCCGGCCCATGTCCTCGACATTCTCAACAAGACGGTCAAGCGGGGCGCCCCCACGGTAGCGGCTGAAGCCAAGCGCACCATGTCTGGCGTGTTCGAGCATGCAGTCGCGACCCTACGGGCAGACACTGACCCCATTTGGCCGGTTCGCAAAGCGCTGCCGCCCAACAAGACGCAACACAGGCGCGCCCTCAGCTCGGAGGAAGTCGGCCAGCTGCTGAGCGACTTTGATGGACATGGCGGCAACTTCCAAACCATTAAGGCCTTTCAGCTCATGTGGCTGACGCTCAGCCGCCCGAATGAATCCGTCCAAGCAGAATGGGCTGAGTTCGACCTGGACAAGGCGCTCTGGACCATTCCTGCACGTCGGATGAAGGCTCGGCGAGAGCACGTCGTTCCGCTACCGACTCAGGCGGTTGAACTTCTCAAGGCCATGCATCCGATCACAGGGCACACGAAGTTCGTTTTCCCGAACCGCGACGACCGCCAGCGCCCAATGGCCGACGCAGCTCTGCGGCAGGCGCTCAAGAAGCTCGGTTGGGCAACCAAGTACAGCCCACATGGCACTCGCACCACGGGCAGCACACGGCTCAATGAAATGGGCTATCGGTCCGATGCCATCGAAGCCCAGCTTGCACATGCGGAGCCGAACAGTGTTCGGCGCACATACAACCATGCCACCTACCTCGACGAGCGGCGGGTGATGATGCAAGACTGGGCAGAAAACCTGGAAAGTTGGAAGGTAGCCGCACAGGAAAGAAATTAA
- the qatB gene encoding Qat anti-phage system associated protein QatB produces the protein MGASRGAGARLLGFLADAQTRGVREALRALNLESLAGRPITEIFVGLADYICPGAGTVDEGIAREAYIETIVELASEGLTDLTTFTPDQMQTVFELYATHAIEARICNDIGTKAVTMPTDVQAAHRVEQQLRDFIRGGVSDALTRARAETPNLTPERIQGFVDAVYESAFAILHTLGDAEANQ, from the coding sequence ATGGGTGCCTCGCGCGGCGCCGGAGCGCGGCTCCTCGGCTTCCTCGCCGACGCGCAAACGCGAGGTGTACGCGAAGCACTGCGAGCCCTGAACCTGGAATCGTTGGCGGGGCGCCCAATCACTGAAATTTTCGTGGGGCTGGCCGATTACATCTGCCCAGGTGCGGGTACGGTTGATGAAGGCATTGCCCGCGAGGCGTATATCGAAACCATCGTTGAACTGGCGAGCGAAGGGCTCACCGATCTAACCACGTTCACTCCCGATCAAATGCAGACGGTTTTCGAGCTATATGCCACTCATGCGATCGAGGCACGCATCTGCAATGACATCGGTACCAAGGCTGTGACCATGCCAACAGATGTACAAGCTGCACATCGCGTCGAACAGCAGTTACGCGACTTCATCCGGGGAGGAGTGAGCGACGCGCTGACACGAGCGCGGGCGGAAACCCCCAATCTCACCCCTGAACGAATTCAAGGCTTCGTTGACGCTGTGTATGAATCCGCCTTTGCAATCTTGCATACCCTTGGCGATGCGGAGGCCAACCAATGA
- a CDS encoding type I restriction endonuclease subunit R → MAFLSEAAVEQALLDQLRALDYIVEREEDIGPDGHRPARESHDEVVLKKRFEDAVVRLNPGLPLDARQDAVARVMQSELPSLLEENRRLHKLMTEGVDVEYYTNDGTLTAGKVALIDFEHPEQNDWLVVSQFVVINGQSKRRPDVVVFVNGLPLGVIELKAPGSAGAHLLGAFNQLQTYKKQIPALFNTNALLVTSDGIAARVGSLSADLERFMPWRTTDGTDVAPKGAPELSTLIEGVFEHRRLLDLLVHFTVFSETGSGLAKIIAGYHQFHAVRHAVASTVRASMAVEGVAEDPAGYGLPSVRTQRQGDKRAGVIWHTQGSGKSLLMAFYAGQLVKHPAMANPTLVVLTDRNDLDDQLFSTFSMCRDLIRQTPVQAESREDLQKVLSRASGGVIFTTLQKFGEVAEPLTTRRNVVVIADEAHRSQYGFKAKVDAKTGEISYGFAKYMRDALPNASFIGFTGTPIEADDVNTPAVFGNYIDVYDISRAVEDGATVPIYYESRLARIELNEDEKPKIDAEVDDLTEDDSEVDQERFKKKWSTVEALVGSDKRLALVAKDMVAHFEDRVAALDGKAMVVCMSRRICVKLYDEIIKLRPDWHSADDNAGAVKIVMTGAASDPQEWQQHIGNKARRDLLAKRARDPKDPLKLVIVRDMWLTGFDAPCMHTMYVDKPMKGHGLMQAIARVNRVFRDKPAGLIVDYIGIAQSLKSALQQYSKNDQENTGVDEAQAISVMMEKYEVVRDLYHGYDYASAMGGTPQERLVMMAGAIEWILDLQQKLAEKEKTVEGKKSAHRRYQDAVLALSKAYALASASDEAREIREEVGFFQAIRAALVKSSTGSGMAQQERELAIQQIVSRAVVSTEIVDILAAAGVKSPDISILSDEFLAEVQQMEKRNLALEALRKLLNDGIRSRSKANVVQTKAFSERLEDAVARYHANAITTAEVLQELIQLAKDIRAARQRGEESGLSDEEIAFYDALAENESAVQMMGDDKLKLIAHELLMSLRENVSVDWAHRDSARARMRVLVKRILRKYGYPPDLQDMAVQTVLQQAEALSSGWSVSHRGTT, encoded by the coding sequence ATGGCATTCCTATCAGAGGCCGCCGTCGAGCAAGCGTTGCTGGATCAGCTGCGAGCTCTCGATTACATCGTCGAACGTGAGGAGGACATCGGCCCCGATGGGCACCGACCGGCGCGCGAAAGTCACGACGAGGTCGTGCTCAAGAAACGATTCGAAGACGCCGTTGTGCGCCTGAACCCTGGTTTGCCATTGGACGCGCGTCAGGATGCTGTAGCGCGCGTGATGCAGTCCGAACTCCCATCGCTGCTCGAAGAGAACCGCCGTCTTCACAAACTGATGACGGAAGGTGTGGACGTCGAGTACTACACGAACGACGGCACACTGACAGCAGGCAAGGTCGCGCTCATCGACTTCGAGCACCCGGAGCAGAACGACTGGTTGGTGGTAAGCCAATTCGTTGTGATCAACGGCCAGAGCAAACGGCGGCCCGATGTGGTGGTGTTCGTGAACGGCTTGCCGCTGGGCGTGATCGAGTTGAAAGCACCGGGCAGCGCCGGGGCGCACCTGCTGGGCGCGTTCAACCAGCTGCAGACCTACAAGAAGCAGATCCCAGCGCTGTTTAACACCAATGCGCTGCTGGTCACATCGGACGGCATTGCAGCCCGAGTGGGTTCACTCTCGGCAGACCTTGAGCGCTTCATGCCGTGGCGCACTACCGACGGTACGGACGTTGCCCCGAAAGGTGCGCCGGAACTCTCGACGCTGATCGAGGGCGTGTTTGAGCATCGCCGCCTGCTTGATCTGCTCGTCCACTTTACTGTCTTCAGCGAAACCGGTTCCGGGCTGGCCAAGATCATTGCGGGCTACCACCAATTCCATGCGGTGCGACACGCGGTGGCATCGACTGTTCGTGCTTCGATGGCAGTGGAGGGGGTGGCAGAAGACCCTGCTGGCTACGGTTTGCCAAGTGTGAGGACTCAACGTCAAGGCGATAAACGCGCGGGCGTGATTTGGCACACCCAGGGCTCCGGTAAAAGCCTGTTGATGGCGTTCTACGCCGGGCAGCTGGTGAAACACCCGGCAATGGCCAACCCGACGTTGGTGGTGCTGACTGACCGCAACGACCTCGACGATCAGCTGTTCTCTACCTTCTCGATGTGCCGCGACCTGATCCGGCAGACGCCGGTGCAGGCGGAGAGCCGAGAAGACCTGCAGAAGGTTTTGAGCCGGGCATCGGGCGGCGTGATTTTCACGACCTTGCAGAAGTTCGGCGAGGTTGCGGAGCCGCTCACTACCCGTCGTAACGTTGTTGTTATCGCGGATGAAGCGCACCGCAGTCAATACGGCTTTAAGGCCAAGGTGGACGCGAAGACCGGCGAAATCTCCTATGGCTTTGCCAAGTACATGCGCGACGCTCTGCCGAACGCATCTTTCATCGGCTTTACCGGTACGCCCATCGAGGCGGACGACGTCAATACCCCGGCGGTGTTCGGTAACTACATCGATGTCTACGACATCAGCCGTGCTGTCGAGGATGGCGCGACCGTTCCGATTTATTACGAGTCGCGGTTGGCGCGCATCGAACTCAACGAGGACGAGAAGCCAAAGATCGACGCCGAGGTTGACGATCTGACCGAGGATGATTCCGAGGTCGACCAGGAGCGCTTCAAGAAGAAGTGGTCAACGGTGGAAGCCCTGGTTGGCAGCGACAAGCGCCTTGCCTTGGTGGCCAAGGATATGGTTGCCCACTTCGAGGACCGCGTGGCAGCCCTTGATGGCAAGGCGATGGTGGTGTGTATGAGCCGTCGCATTTGCGTGAAGCTCTACGACGAGATCATCAAGCTGCGACCCGACTGGCACAGCGCCGATGACAACGCCGGTGCAGTCAAGATCGTGATGACGGGGGCGGCGAGCGACCCGCAGGAGTGGCAGCAGCACATTGGTAACAAGGCCCGGCGTGATCTGCTGGCCAAGCGTGCGCGCGATCCCAAAGACCCGCTCAAGCTCGTGATCGTTCGCGACATGTGGCTCACGGGCTTTGACGCACCGTGCATGCACACGATGTACGTGGATAAGCCGATGAAGGGGCACGGCCTGATGCAGGCGATTGCACGTGTGAACCGCGTGTTCCGCGACAAGCCCGCAGGGCTGATTGTGGACTACATCGGCATTGCGCAAAGCCTGAAGTCCGCTCTGCAGCAATACTCCAAGAACGACCAAGAAAACACCGGCGTCGACGAAGCGCAAGCCATCTCAGTGATGATGGAGAAGTACGAGGTCGTGCGGGACTTGTACCACGGCTACGACTATGCGTCGGCGATGGGTGGTACGCCCCAAGAGCGCTTGGTAATGATGGCTGGCGCTATCGAGTGGATTCTCGATCTGCAGCAGAAGCTGGCTGAGAAGGAAAAAACGGTGGAGGGTAAGAAGAGCGCTCACCGCCGATACCAGGATGCCGTGCTCGCATTGTCCAAGGCTTACGCTCTGGCCTCTGCCTCTGACGAGGCGCGAGAAATTCGAGAGGAGGTTGGCTTCTTCCAAGCGATTCGCGCTGCATTGGTCAAGAGCAGCACAGGGTCTGGCATGGCCCAGCAGGAGCGCGAGTTGGCTATCCAGCAAATCGTCAGCCGTGCTGTGGTCTCGACCGAAATCGTAGACATCCTGGCGGCTGCGGGAGTCAAGAGCCCGGACATCTCCATACTCTCCGACGAGTTCCTTGCCGAAGTGCAACAGATGGAGAAGCGAAATCTTGCTCTGGAAGCACTGCGCAAGTTGCTTAACGATGGGATTCGCTCGCGCAGCAAGGCCAACGTGGTGCAGACCAAGGCCTTCTCGGAACGCCTGGAAGACGCCGTGGCGCGCTACCACGCCAATGCGATCACGACCGCAGAGGTGCTGCAGGAGCTGATCCAGTTGGCCAAGGACATCCGTGCGGCGCGCCAGCGTGGCGAAGAGTCCGGCTTGTCAGACGAGGAGATTGCCTTCTACGACGCCCTGGCTGAGAACGAGAGCGCCGTGCAGATGATGGGCGACGACAAGCTCAAGCTGATCGCCCACGAGTTGCTGATGAGCCTGCGCGAGAACGTATCGGTTGACTGGGCGCACAGAGACTCTGCCCGTGCCCGGATGCGTGTGCTGGTGAAGCGCATTCTGCGGAAGTACGGCTATCCGCCCGACCTTCAGGACATGGCGGTGCAAACGGTGTTGCAGCAGGCTGAGGCGCTGTCGTCGGGGTGGTCGGTGTCGCATCGCGGAACAACCTGA
- the qatA gene encoding Qat anti-phage system ATPase QatA, with translation MILTDNETKVDLLNNEAIASTIIGLLRAKPDHPVTIGVHGDWGAGKSSVLEMIEAGFSDQGDVLCLKFNGWRFQGFEDAKIALIEGIVTGLVEKRPALKTAAVAVKDVFRRIDWLKVAKRAGGLALTAFTGIPTPEQIGAIVGSLEALVADPAKLVTKENLSTAINEAKDLLKPGESKNVPEEVEAFRKAFDQLLKDAGIKQLVVLIDDLDRCLPDTAIETLEAIRLFVFTAQTAFVVAADEAMIEYAVRKHFPDLPDSTGPRDYARNYLEKLIQVPFRIPALGETETRIYVTLLLAGAEVGEDDADYGKLITVAREKLKRPWTNGGLDAAAVKTALGKQADKANNALALSDQIGPILASGTKGNPRQIKRFLNTLLLRERTATARGFGDDIKLPVLAKLMLAERFLPRLFEQVAFVAAVHPQGLCEDLETLEKSLALADGKASEPKGQKATEPTAVSDNAVLTEWKSSEPVRDWALLLPKLSGLDLRPYLFVTKDKKDYFGPVSVLGHLAAVVEKLFGGKMTVQSYEAELKQLVQPEAEKVFEAVRSKIMGSGAFETRPAGVDGLTVLVKAQPGLQSRLMDFLEALPSGKCGPWAVSGWQSVIKDTECAARLTKLLGDWSKVTGNLGLKASAEAALKDLKGGR, from the coding sequence ATGATCCTGACCGATAACGAGACCAAGGTCGATCTACTCAACAACGAGGCAATTGCCTCCACGATCATTGGGCTACTTCGCGCGAAGCCAGACCACCCTGTGACTATCGGTGTGCACGGCGACTGGGGGGCAGGAAAGTCCAGCGTGCTCGAAATGATCGAAGCTGGTTTTTCTGATCAGGGCGATGTCCTGTGCCTGAAGTTCAATGGATGGCGCTTTCAAGGCTTCGAGGACGCGAAGATCGCCTTGATCGAAGGGATCGTCACGGGCTTGGTCGAGAAACGTCCGGCATTGAAGACGGCGGCAGTGGCCGTCAAGGATGTCTTTCGTCGCATCGACTGGTTGAAGGTGGCCAAGCGAGCCGGCGGACTGGCCCTGACCGCATTCACCGGTATCCCGACACCCGAACAAATCGGGGCGATTGTCGGGTCGCTCGAAGCATTAGTGGCAGATCCTGCAAAGCTTGTTACGAAAGAAAACCTCTCGACCGCCATCAACGAAGCGAAAGACCTGCTCAAACCAGGCGAGTCCAAGAATGTGCCGGAGGAAGTGGAGGCCTTCCGCAAAGCGTTCGACCAACTCCTGAAAGATGCTGGCATCAAGCAGCTTGTTGTCCTGATTGACGATCTCGACCGCTGCCTGCCCGATACGGCCATTGAAACGCTCGAAGCGATCCGGTTGTTTGTCTTCACTGCCCAGACGGCGTTCGTCGTTGCAGCAGACGAGGCGATGATCGAATACGCGGTGCGTAAGCACTTTCCTGACCTACCCGACAGCACTGGACCGCGCGATTACGCCCGCAATTACCTCGAAAAGCTCATCCAGGTTCCGTTCCGCATCCCGGCGCTGGGTGAGACCGAGACTCGGATCTACGTGACGTTGTTGCTGGCCGGCGCTGAGGTCGGGGAGGACGACGCGGACTATGGAAAGCTAATCACCGTAGCAAGAGAGAAGCTGAAACGTCCTTGGACCAACGGCGGTCTTGATGCCGCAGCGGTCAAGACGGCCCTCGGCAAGCAAGCCGACAAGGCGAACAACGCACTTGCACTCAGCGACCAGATCGGTCCCATTTTGGCGAGCGGTACAAAGGGCAACCCGCGCCAGATCAAGCGCTTTCTCAACACGTTGCTGCTGCGCGAGCGCACTGCGACCGCGCGCGGTTTCGGTGACGACATCAAGCTACCCGTGCTGGCGAAGCTCATGCTTGCGGAACGCTTCCTCCCAAGGTTGTTCGAGCAGGTCGCATTCGTCGCGGCAGTCCATCCGCAAGGGCTATGTGAAGACCTCGAAACGCTGGAAAAGAGCCTTGCACTGGCTGACGGCAAAGCTAGCGAGCCGAAGGGGCAGAAGGCCACTGAGCCCACCGCTGTGTCTGACAACGCTGTGTTGACCGAGTGGAAGTCGTCGGAGCCGGTGCGCGACTGGGCGCTCCTCCTGCCGAAGCTATCAGGACTCGATCTGCGCCCTTACCTGTTCGTGACAAAGGACAAGAAGGACTACTTCGGCCCGGTATCGGTGTTGGGTCACCTGGCTGCTGTGGTCGAGAAACTGTTCGGCGGCAAGATGACCGTCCAAAGCTACGAAGCCGAGTTAAAGCAACTCGTGCAACCCGAAGCCGAGAAGGTGTTCGAGGCCGTGCGCAGCAAGATTATGGGCTCCGGCGCTTTTGAGACCAGGCCTGCAGGTGTAGATGGCCTCACCGTCCTCGTGAAGGCACAGCCCGGCCTCCAGAGCCGGTTAATGGACTTCCTGGAGGCGCTACCAAGTGGTAAGTGCGGGCCTTGGGCCGTCAGTGGCTGGCAAAGCGTCATCAAAGACACCGAATGCGCTGCTCGCCTTACAAAGCTACTGGGAGACTGGAGCAAAGTCACCGGAAATCTTGGCCTCAAGGCCAGCGCCGAAGCAGCGCTCAAAGATCTGAAGGGAGGACGTTGA
- the qatC gene encoding Qat anti-phage system QueC-like protein QatC translates to MKRQLLAGRFGPDDRFDVTPGTDEQTTYLQLVAGEKSLDHGIGSALTSLKKIGVFPSEIGIDLLVLAAHVHAADTRISRTEQSQDSWTREIRLVVPVSDPARWDAAALTLRRSLDFLTGDRWTISFRARPARFAAIAQAQPPSLIAPPFDSVSLFSGGLDSLIGAIDLLEDGSTPLLVSHFGEGATSDAQGKLFAGLKKHYIKSSFERLRVGMTFVDGLVEGVGSENSTRGRSFLFFALGVFAGTGLGRRFVLRVPENGLIALNVPLDPLRLGSNSTRTTHPYYMARWNDLLVALGIDGEIRNPYWDRTKGEMAAACRNPDLLKKLATDSLSCSSPAKARWLGHGIEQCGYCLPCLIRRAALTAAWGTGNDPTTYTVPDLHAQPLDTRQAMGVQVRSFQYAIERLKDKPQIANLLIHKPGSLADEAAHLDQLADVYRRGLGEVARLIDGAEARPS, encoded by the coding sequence ATGAAGCGACAACTCCTGGCGGGCCGCTTTGGCCCGGACGACCGCTTCGATGTGACGCCGGGCACCGATGAACAAACGACCTACCTGCAACTCGTCGCCGGAGAGAAATCTTTGGATCATGGTATCGGTAGCGCGCTGACAAGCCTGAAAAAGATCGGCGTATTTCCTTCAGAAATCGGCATCGACTTACTGGTGCTGGCCGCCCACGTGCATGCCGCCGACACGCGCATCTCTCGCACTGAGCAGTCCCAAGATTCATGGACACGCGAGATACGTCTGGTCGTTCCGGTCAGCGATCCGGCTCGCTGGGATGCTGCAGCACTGACGCTCAGGAGATCTTTAGACTTCCTGACTGGAGATCGCTGGACGATCAGTTTCAGAGCACGCCCAGCTCGATTCGCGGCGATCGCTCAAGCCCAACCTCCGAGCCTGATTGCTCCTCCTTTCGATTCTGTCAGCTTGTTCTCGGGTGGGCTGGACAGCTTGATTGGCGCCATCGACCTGCTGGAGGACGGCTCCACTCCCCTGCTGGTCAGCCACTTCGGGGAAGGGGCGACGAGCGATGCTCAAGGCAAGCTGTTTGCAGGTTTGAAGAAGCACTACATCAAGTCATCTTTCGAGCGGTTGCGGGTCGGCATGACCTTCGTGGATGGTCTTGTAGAAGGCGTCGGCTCAGAGAACAGCACACGAGGCAGGTCGTTCCTGTTCTTCGCTCTCGGGGTATTCGCAGGCACTGGGCTCGGACGGCGTTTCGTCCTGCGCGTCCCCGAGAATGGGCTGATCGCTCTGAATGTGCCTTTGGACCCTCTGAGATTGGGATCAAACAGCACACGCACCACGCATCCGTATTACATGGCGAGGTGGAACGATCTGCTTGTCGCGCTCGGCATAGACGGAGAAATTCGGAATCCATACTGGGATAGGACGAAAGGCGAGATGGCAGCAGCCTGCCGCAACCCGGATCTCTTGAAGAAACTGGCAACAGATTCGCTATCGTGCTCGTCCCCCGCCAAGGCCCGATGGCTAGGACATGGCATCGAACAATGTGGCTATTGCCTACCATGTCTGATCCGTCGCGCAGCGTTGACGGCAGCATGGGGTACTGGGAACGACCCTACAACATACACGGTTCCCGATCTTCACGCGCAGCCGTTAGACACACGCCAGGCGATGGGAGTACAGGTCAGGTCTTTCCAGTACGCGATTGAGCGCTTGAAGGACAAGCCACAGATCGCGAACCTTTTGATCCACAAACCCGGCTCGCTTGCAGATGAAGCCGCGCACTTGGACCAGCTTGCCGACGTCTATCGGCGCGGCTTGGGCGAAGTCGCACGGCTTATTGACGGTGCCGAGGCGAGACCAAGTTGA